DNA sequence from the Pomacea canaliculata isolate SZHN2017 linkage group LG7, ASM307304v1, whole genome shotgun sequence genome:
CGACGAAAGTGAAATGACATCAGCATAATGTAGATATTAGATAACGATACTAGCAATCCGCAAATTGTGTGTTTAGAgggtcggtgtgtgtgtgtgtgtgtggagggtctGTGCGTGCTGGatatatttgtatgtgcatgtgtctgaTGTATGAAAAGGCAATAACAATAGACACCACACTTATATATGACCCGAGTCCAGTTTCGCTATAAGGCGAACTAGACAGATGAATAGGGCGCAGTCACTGAGGGAGCTGCGAATCAATggaatgctttatttttaaagataaataatgttaggaaaaatattattttcatagaGTGACATTTTGAGGGcactttcctcttcttttaGGTTAATTTAATCACTCTAATTTTTCTGTACCTGTATTGCAGGTAAGCCCCATCAGTCGAGGGCACAGTGACCAGCTAACAAGCAGGAAGTAGAAGGgaggggcggcgttggtggatgGGGACGGGACTGGTTGTGGTGGGTACCTAGGATGAATACCAACCTCATCTTTCTCTGTTCTGTCCTGAGTGGGAAGAAGTTCCTCAGTTATATTGTCTTTTTGGCTTGTATTGATACAAGTGGTTAAGAGTGGCTGAGTTAGTGACTGTAAAGCTTACCAAAACATTCCATTGGGCAAGGGGATCCGTTAAAGTTGTATACATAATCTGTAGTACTAATCATGTCACAGTCACGCCTGGTGAGGTCTGTAGACGAGAAGGCgacgggaaaaaaaatctgagtgaCTAAGCCTCTGCTGTAGGTGTGAAAGGAAGGAATGTTACACGTGATGCTCATTAGGTCTGCCAACCTACAGTATATTTTCCTACAAAGGACGTTGTGTAGACGGGTCTTTGCATAGTTTACAAAATACCAAAGGGAAACTTACAGGCCGAACTTTACCATCCGGACGgaagacagtggtatcgcccgtgcgagggaaggtaggagtacacgcggtgctgactatttgtgtccagtcgtctcaaattactactgtacccggagaaagacgttttattgctcggTTTATTGCCTGTGATCGCCATCCTGCTttggggccagggtagcaattagggaaaactgaccgctggtacaccACCGTGAACCCTAACTTCCCTCGCACTGGCGAAACCATTTTGAAAACacgaagcacacacacacacacacaaaaaatacaaacagcaaGCGCTGAATAATGACGAGGTGGAGAAAAGGACATTTCACGATCtttttgctgttcttttatGTCAAATTTTACCTCACATTTACAGGTTGTGCGGTTCGCTGAAGCATAACTTCAAGGGTTtctaaaacttgtttttgttatcaTTCAACTAAACTCTGCAAGGGTTAGAATTTCTGAACAGGAGCTGGGTGAAAGAGAGGTTgtgtctgttaaaaaaaaacactttctccTGCCTGTGCGGgttgtaacgattcgcgactCAGGCGAATCTGAATCTAATTCtagttcttgtcaatggcactttttccgacttaaccaccacatgcaccggctcacctcagggatgtgttctatccccgcttctgtttatcctgtataccaacagttgtcgcagtagtcatgagggtcactatcttgtcaaattctctgatgacactgcactgctgtctctccttagcgggccgGTGCACACCCACGGTGTTGCTTTGGAtgaattcattgtttggtgcgatgacaactttctagaacttaatgtgagtaagacgaaagagattgtctttgattttcgtCGACATTCTCCACCAtgtcccgtctgtgtcatccatgacatggaggtggaaattgtttctgcttttaaatacctgggcaccatcttcgataggcgactttgctgggatgtcaacactcaatctgtcgtgaagaaggctcaacaacgcctcttcctcctacggaagctgtggtctttctctgtctccccccaatttcttcagcttttttacagatcacatatagagagcgtactgtccttctcgttcatctgtttctataatagtttatcggtgaaggacaagagcagcctacatcgtgtggtatccacctgctccaaagtcgttggatccacccagagttctcttcaggatctgtataacaggaggactcttctgaaagtgtctgccatccttcgtgatgacaggcatgctctgtcgggtgaacttgtccagctcccatcaggtcgccgatatagtgTGCCTacatgcaggacaaaccgactgcggctgtcttttgttgcttcagccgtcagacttttgatggattatgaatgtgctGTGCATGCAAccatgtatgactttaatcgagctggtatgaaTGACTGCAACACGAATGCCTGTGGGTTTAATATATAtcatcgagctgcaactgaattgccctctagggatcaataaagtattctcttatctcttatctcttatcttatctgaatctaattagattcctATTGTTTTTAATTCCCTTTGATGTCAGGGGAGGGCAGTCGCGCGCGGGGTCTTTTACGTCATTTATGAAGTTGACGTAAGTGAGCTTGGCACAGCGTAACTATGACGACGGTTGTcaatggagggagaagccaTGCTGACCCTGCAACATTGTACttatgattggtcggcacagtctccaagaaaggcTGTGAAgtggtcgtcctagttacctggtcgcgaatgacctgattggtcaggagagGAAACAGAACCAGTTAAGTTAGTGGATCTAATGTTTCTCGAGACAGTCGAGACCGAGCAGATATTATTGTTATCAtgagttttcaattttttttctatttttctcaaTGCAATTGTCGTGAAAAATGGCCCTAAGTCAAAACAACTAGTGAGGGCCCTATTATACATTGCTATGTAATCACTTTTGTAGAAAGCGGCTGAACTGTGTTGTGCCCTGGCGGTGGTACGTTAGTGTTGATTGTGCTCTTATGCTTTTAACAAAGACAAATGGTCACTAAAATGAAAACCgaagcaaagagaaaaatttaaacTAGCACCGACGAACGTACATTTAGCACCtccaaacacactcacaaacacaaaatttgtagAATTCCAAGTAACAGCATGTCGGGGTAGTCTTAGACTACAAGCGCTGGACTCCTACGACTGTAGAGAGAGTTGTAGAGGTCAATGAGAGACACCTGTCCGCTACTAAATGATGGCTACCCTTCACACTCATATGTATGACATCTTTGTTAGGCAAGTATTCCAAAGCATTTAGTACACCCcgcaagatatatgtgaccactagctctataCACAACGTTTGTGTGACTTCTAGCTCTATGCACAAGATATAATAATATGTGACCCATAGTTCTATGACCAGAaatatgtgaccgctagctctaTACTAAAGATACATGTGACCGCTAGCCCTATACACAAATAAGTGACCACTAGCTCTATCCACCAAATATATGTGACAGCTAGCTCTAAACAATAGATACATCAGATGTAGGTGACCGCTAGCTATATACACAAAGTATGTGACCGCTAGCCCtatacacaagatgtatgtgaccatttgctgtatacacaagatatatgtgaccgctaaCTATATACACCATATGAAGGTGACCGCTAGCTATATACACAATGtgtgtgaccgctagctgtatacaccAGATATATGCTACCACTAGCtctatacacaagatatatgtgaccgctatCTCTATACACAAGGtatgtgtgaccactagctATATCCATAATGTAGGTGTGACCGCTAACTGTATACACcagatatatgtgaccgctaggTTTAGCATGAAGTGTGAGTATAAAGGATCTGacttagatttaaaaaaaaattatcttcaaatGAAAGTAGTTTATATTACATTCGTAAATAAGTTTATAAACAGATGGAAgtgaaaaacacaatttttttctttcaaactttaaaaagaaaaatttatttagaaacaaaattgatGACTATTGGGTAAAATTGATTTAACCTGAATAGGAAAACTGAATCCAAAAGACAAACTTCCATTTCCTGAATAAGTTACGAAGAGAAGTCCCTTAACCGACAAACATAACAGGAATCTTCCAACATGGATgagactgcgcatgcgtagtttgactaaaagcaaagcaaacaatctacaatacagaaaacattttaaaaaaagataactgTATGTCATAGTTGTTTGAAAATTTCTTCTTAGAGCCGACTTTGGAGAAATTTCTAATATCCAAGTATCTATTTTAAAGcgctatcatttttttctattgctAAGTACAAATGTTGAGTATTTTTACTAACATTTTGTTCAAACTGTTGATTACTGCTTAGGATTCTTCTTCATTAAGTGCCCATAGATATATAAAGATTTTGTCTGAGATTTAGAATGTCTTTCGTTTCATTTACTCctattcatttttcatcttttcttcagtttcatccTTCTATCtaatattttgtgttgtgtttccgTCCGTCCATTATGCCTTTGTTACTTTATAGAACAGTCTATTTTAGCTGCAGTCTACAGCTAAGTATAAGATCTCTAAAAACATTGAAAACGATGATCGAGGCAAACATTTATAATGCAAGCTCAGTCacatagtttatttgtttaaagcaattaataaaataatttcatatcTAGAAACtggtttttaagaaaaaatttgtATGGATAGTTTTGCTGTGTGGGTTCTCAGTGGTCATCTGTCTATGAATGCATCACCGGGCTTTATTCCCCTCCATTCAAATAAAGTTTGTGATTTTAAATTAAGTCAGCAGACACAGAGAACCTGTGGGATGGGGACTCTTCTTCTCGGGAAACACGCGCAGCCTGCAAAAAACAAGTAAAGATTTAAGACACAAAATTATATTCACTAACGTGTTATTGTTATGAACACCTCATCAGCCTGTTACTCCCCTTGGCTGCAAGCACAATGGGTTTAAAAAGTAGTGAAACTTAGAGATATGACATGGGGAGAGGTGGAGGAGTAGAGCTTAGAGATATGACATGGGGAAATGTGGATGAGCCATCCTGTGGAGGGAAGGGCAAGGGATGTTCAGAGATTTCTGCTCCGTCTTCTATAACGGAAACGACAAAGAGTAGTGAGTATAATGTATTCAATAGCGGATGGCTATTAATACTATCAGTGATTGCTGCGATGTATTGTGTGTTACTTGTTAAGTAGAATGTATGTAGGTATGAAGGtatcaataaatgtatttatcattttatattgATCTCAATATTGTTGATTGAATAGTACTGCATAACAATCTTTAAGTTTTTACAGAAACAGGTTCACAAAAATCTCGCCAGACCACCTTTACACCTGCAGCAGTAAAGACGCAAAATGCGATGCCGACAGATATAAATACAACAGGTAGTTCTTCCAGCCCTCCAGCAAGTGGATCTCCGAACGTCTGGCCCTTCGTCATCATCGTTCTCGTCATCTGCCTTGGTATCGTTGTCTTTGGCCTCGTCGTCGGCTGCACAACCTGGAGATGCGCCTACGTTCACTTGGAGAGACGAAACCTTAAAAGACTTGCAAGTAAGCTGCTGACAAGTGCATTCTTACTTTGAATGGGACATTTTCTGATGGCAGCAgatgatatatttaattaaatatttcatttttacacacacacacacacacacacgtacaaataCACCTCTCATTCATTGTGTCAAGTTCATTATcttcaaaagaaatttattagaGGCGATGTTCGACCAATCTTAGTAATGAAGTCATGCGATTGCCATCATCGTTCTCGTCACCTGCCTCGTTATCGCTGTCTTTGGCTTTGTCGTTGTCTGCACAACCTGGAGGTGCGCCTACGTCCATCTGGAGAGATGGAACTCGGAAATACTCGTGTGTAAgccattttaatatttcatcttgtgaataaaaatagtaaaattacACGTACATTAATGGTTAAAGTCCTCATGTCTTACTCATATATACAAGTACTTATAGTTAAGGTAAATAAAAGGTAATACTAACTATTAACGACCTATTAACAAAGGTGACTTTTAGCCAGATGAGAAATAcccacacacaattttttctcatttttttcaggatttcCAGGAGTTCACATGGCAGATATTTGCAAGTGTTTGTGGTCttaattatttacttcattAAAGGGACGTTTAAGTGtggaataaagaaaatgaatgaccTAACCATGGATGGACAAATAAATGCATATCTTGATGGCAGATGCAAAAATAGGGTAAGAAGAGAGATTGAGATAGGCCGATGAAAGAAGTCCTGCTAATGAATGTGTTGGTATAATAGGAGAAAAGCAAACAGGGGAAACTTGACATCTACACCGACAACTTCATGTCAGTCTCTTCCACACAGTCCCACGTCTACCTCACTTTGACATTGCCGACTCGTATTTTACTTTCACACCAATATTCTGTGATACATAAAACCTTTGCTTAGTCTCCTTTGACATTTTatagtattaaaaaaagaatagcaTTGAATATTGAACTGcattttgaaatatgttttactgTATAATGTTATCTCAgataaataagattttaaaatgtttataaagcaTAACcggaaaacaaaatatagagACGAAGTTAAGGGAAGAGAAATCttttaatggaagaaaaatattCGCAAGGATAATATAGATATACAAATATGTATTGAATAACACAtgaatttcttaaaataaataaaccttatTTGCAACTAGCGTTGGTATATAATGTAGGAAAATGTCCAAATACACCAATAAAACGTAAATACTGTAGTGAGGAGTATTTATCATACAAAGACATGGTAGGACATGCAGCATAGAAGCAACTTCCCTTCATCTCTCGGCACTAGTGCTACATGGTACCTGAAGTCTTATCAGTTTTAATTTCCGTGAGCTTAACATCTTCCTCGTTCTCTCTGTGTAGATATCCACAACTTCATATACAAACTACTGACACTTTCACAATAATTTCCAGAAATACGGTTGTGTGCTGAGCATTTGTCAAAGTACGAACGCACTTAACATGCCCACGGAAACCGGTCTTTATCACGCTaataaaagattaataatatttaagaacTTCAACTATTTACCTTTGTCGCGGATAAGTTTTGAGTGAGAAACTGGGTCTCTATAACTAGAGTTACTGaactgagaaaaacaaagactcAATCTGTTCACCATACATCTAAATATAAATGtctagaaaaatgtttgataaaggttaagatgttatgaaaaattgagaaaatagggtttttttaatttttgtaagaaaatgtgtGTCTATTCAAAAAGATTaataagaagagagagagatgtatcAAGACCCTTCTcatttagtgtttgtttttttttcctcaggaaACTTGTGACTTAAAGTTCATAGTGGAAAACCAAGAAATACATGTCCACAAAGCTTTGCTGAAAATCAGGTAGAGTGATTTCGTCAATAACCCTCAATGATATCCTCAATTTCTCAGACTTCCAAACGAGGCATTATGTTGAATCCGAAAGAGACACTGctttcatcatctttttattattatttcttttcacctgaagtggagcatagggctgcaacgcTGCTCTCATGGAAACAGTATTTACTATCGGATCACATTCCTATAACCTGAAGAAGAAGCTAGAGGTAAATTTTGGGTAAATTTCATTATCCTCAAAACGAAAAACTCCAGTCAGATATTATAACTATAGCAAAGATTTCCCTTTTTAACCCAATCCGTAATCAGTGAATTTGACTACAAATACacaacaaacagataaagaTTTCTCTCCTAACATATATAAGGTCTCTAATAAACATCCAAAGCAATCACCGAGATATACATTTACAATGCAAGCTTAGCTACAATTATTTCCTTTGTTTGAAGCGATTAATAAAAGCATTTCACATCTAGAAACTAGTTTCTCCAGAATAATGTTTGTAATAGATATTTTTGCTCTGTGCGTTCACAGTGGTCACCTATCAATGAATCCTTCATCTGGCTTTATTCAACGCCATTCAAATAAACTTCTCTTGTCAGTAGACTGAGACAACTTGTGGGATGGAGTCTCTTCTTCTCGGGAAACACGCGCATCCTGCAAGTAACAAGTAAAGATTTAAGACAGACCATTATATTCAGTAATGTGTTATTGTTATGAACACTTGACTAGAAACAAAAATGGCCTTCTGCTTATAATGAGCTGATGAAAACTTGAGCTGACGGGAACGAAATCTGGCTTTAAGAGCTTATCTCATttataatatctttttttctaaaacgtTCTAAAGCTGTGTTGTGCAttgtttctataaaactgatctataaatatttttaaagcttgtttccaatgtttaaaatgtgaattTGGCCCCTGACCTGTACTCCATCAAAATAACGATGCCATTAGGTACCgacatttgaaatttatttatgcattaaaCGGACAATGTACTAATGGCTGAAAAGGAAAGTGTTAAAATATATACTTCAACTTGCACACATATGAAATCATAAAATTATGAAACTGTTATTTAGAAActaaagttagaaaaaaaaacctaaatagTCCACGAACTACCTTTTAACAAGATTTACATCTGAAAgaatacaaattttgtttaaaatactgACAAAGAGCAGAAGTATACATGCTTATATTTCTTGATAcgcgagaaaaaaagaaaaagaagaaaatatagatatatCGGTATATATATCTCCCAACATCGGGAGAGAGACACACAAACTATCAGGGATGCAGTTTAGGTGCGTATGAGAGCACTTGTCACTAAGGTAATAAGCGTGGAAGTAGAAATAACATCGGTCAAGGGGAGTTCActctatcaaaataaaaacaacgcAGACGACACTGGCTGACATGACGACTGAAGGAAGCTGGCGTATGTTTAGAGAAGTTCAGAAATCAGCGATTAAGCAGTGAATCCTTGCCTAGATCAGGTAAAATTTGTAaacttatttgttatttattttattctactcctgtgttgttttttttgtctttttcaaagaTTTAATGTGTGGAGAAATCCGTGAAGCGATAAGACGTAGTTGACTAACTGGCGCTTGAGATCGAGGCAGTTAAATGTAGCGCGAAGAAAAATGATTACAGATAAATTTCTTAGGAATTTTTTAGGGGGAGGAATGAGGAGTTGCTGCAATCCAAGCTGCCTTTGGCGAGAGGCGCTGACACCGTTTGATCTGATCAACGGTAGATCTAGACATCGTCTAGGATTGTCTCCCCTGTCAGTCAACATGCCGGCCCCCAGTTTGAATTATAGTagtaatgtttaaattttatttgcacaaatgtagggaagatatatatataacagtgTCATATGTCGTTAATAGCATGCTTTTGTTTGAACCATTCACagtaaaaatttaataaacaagGAAGAAACTAAGGAAACATAAGAAGTATTAAGTCGGTATTAGACTAggataacttttaaaatatctacAGCTAACCAACTGACATATATTTATTGTCTGTAGAATGAAAGAATACTTGTCAGTGCCGATGCCTAAGTCTGTGTGCTATGATGTGGTGTGCTGAGTTTTGACACAAAGATTACAGTAAATTTCGGTTTAAAGTCGCGAATTTCTTCCAAGCTTTAAACCCTGAGCTCCATGTGTTACCTGTTCACAGACAATTTCAAGCATCAAAATCAGTTGCTGAAGTACACACTCTTATCATGCCAAAACGAGACAAAATGATTAATATGCAGTTTTACAGTGTGGCTAattgatgaaaaaaagacagatgtaaaaaaaaaagtggatgcGGCTTATGTACAGGTGCGCTCAACAGACCAATATTTATGGTAACTAAATCTAAAATGAATAGCAATCACGCATTCATTTAAACAAAGTCATCGGCTTTACCaagtgtaaatataaaaaaaaaaccaaaagaaattaaaaacaaaacaaagcaaccaTAAAGACCATAAGAACATTTTCTCACCAGATGTCTTCAGCACAGTAAAGGAAAACCTCTGGCATGGGCATGCCATTGAAGCCGTTGTACAAGCTGATGGTGTAGTAACCCATGTTACGGAAACACAGGTAGTCACCGACCTTCATTTCAGGTAGGTCCACCTGGTCACGGATCAAATCTATGCCGGCACACGTGGGTCCCCACAGGCTGCATTTATACTTCTGGGGGCTTGTAGGTGCCTGCCAAGGTGAGATTAAGATCCATCcatcgtttttttttatatataaacatatatatttatatgtctctctgtgtgtgtgaaacagaaataaaaaatagggAGAGAATGGGGCATTATGGTGTGCGTTAAGCATATATGCATAGATACACACATGTCATGTACGTTAAAACATATGCAATGAATTCAGTTAATTTACTTGTGTAAGGTCATTCATGTATGATTTAATATTGTCCGCTGTAACCGCAACGATGATACGCACTGCTCTAAACTCACATGAAGAGGCTCTACAGTCAGCTTTACTGTCGGAAGGATGACATACATCAGGAACGACCCCAAAACACCATCGTTCAGGAAATATCTGAATTTTTTGTTACCGTTCTCTACCATGTGGTTTTGTTGGTCtgcaaaataggaaaataagcaaacaaataaataaacgaacaaatataataaaaagaaaaaaacgaaagatTGATAGcatgtaagaaataaatacaaaaaatcaGCCTACctggtgtgtcacgtgactcgagACGTTTCCCTATGACGTTGACGGCGAGGGTGAAGGCAGAAGCAACAAAGTATGTTCCTGGCTCTGCGATGAGGCGGATGTTTCTTTCTGAGGGAAATACTTTCTGTAGAGCCTCGTTTACGATCTTTGCGTCTGTAAATTAAAAGAACTAATGactgaaaaaatgtatatgtaaTAAACATCGGAAGAAAGAACGTGTGATTGTCTGGTGTTTCGTGTCACTCCAATCACGTTAACACATCAgaataataattagaaaatgcacatagatatatatatataaccttaCAGTAGTGCGATCATGaagtaggtggtggtggtggtattacATATGTAGAAGATTCCACTTTGACATTGTTTTggtaacaatttttatttgtttcttaccCTTTTAAAGTGTTCTGCTTCATCTGAGCACCCCAGGAATCCTCCACCGATATCGAGCAGCTCGAAACAGAAGCCGAGCTCTTCTGCCATGTCAAAGGCTTTTGCTGCCATTGTGATTGCGGCTGAGTAGGCCTCAGGCTCCATCACACCGGTTCCGACGTTGAAGCTGTAAAACAAAAGTGTCTGGgtattattttttcagtctaTGGTTCTGCTACCatttctgtctgtatgtttgtcatgatgtgtatattttttaatacttttttctctgATCGTTCACCCGTGTCTTTTCGTATAGATAACAAGATACTGCAACCCGTAAGTCACGTCTTTTTATCTGTCTGTCTAGCAAACATTCGTCAAACTCgctgtctgtctttttcttaGTTTCAAACACACATGTCTAAAGTGTCTAGTGGCAATACCTCGAGTAAATTAACTGCATTTTCTATAGATCGCTTGATAGGCCCACACTTGATCACCTCTCTCCTAAGGACCGCTCACCTGATGCCGATGACGTCGAGTTGTAGTTGCTGTGCCTTCAGAAGCAGGTGTGGAACATCCTCAAGGTGACAGCCATATTTGTTGCCTAGTTCCCCATGATGCTTGAATCCGGACTTGGGCAGAATTCTCAGGAGCAGACTTGGTCGCAGGACACAAAATACTTTAGTCAGTAAACACTGCAGACTATTTGTTATCTCGAACTAGAATAAACTATGACGAAATCAAGCATATACAATATGAAAATTGGTCAACGAGAACATGAGATCGGGTATCTACCCTTATCCAGAGAGTTCTATGGCATAGAAGAATAAACCGACACGGACATGACGACCACCGCTCAAGACAAGTCTGAATAGCGAGCCTGGTCAACCgcttcatttgtttatttacttccgAAAAGTATAAGAAGGCTAGCAAAGTAGCTCCAGTAAAGAGgttaatgaatgaataaatttaaaacCCAAAACTCGCATTTTACTCAGAAACATGCCCTGTCGCTTATACCCATTGTTTTAGGGTATATGTATGATAATAgatatgtgtgaatatgtgtgtataaatgcgtatttgtgtagaaatatgtataaatcTTAGATATTGTGTATAACTGCATCTATATGTGCATAATGAGTTTAAGTGTAttgatgtgtatgtgttcatgtatatatgtgcataaatgtgtgtatatgtgtacacGTGTACTAGATATTgtatgtttacttgtgtgcagTACgaagtgtgtgaaagtgtggtCGCATTTTCAGTGAAGCCACTTCTGTTTAGTATCGATGCACATTTGAGGAGGTTAgtgaggtcacgtggtgtctaCTACTAACCGAGATCGTGGGAAAGCTTCTTGGATTTTCTGCAGCTCAGCCTCGTTGTCAAAAGTCATCATCTCCACACCTTTAGAGTTAGCGAAATGGATGAAGGAGGTTTGTTTGCATGGATTGGCAAACACGATACGGGAAGGTTCAACACCCATCGCAAGTACGAGGTCTatttctttctggaaaaaaaattattatcatcataatcgtagtcgtcgtcgtcatcgacATGTTACTTCTTTCAAATCAGCCGCGAAACAACAAAAGATTGTTttcaatcaatcgatcaatcCATCATAATAGTACCTGGCTGGCGCAGTCAAAACCTGCTCCGAGATGCGCCAACAGCTTGACCACAAGTGGAGAAGGGTTGCACTTGACGGCTTTGCAGACAGAGATAACAAGTTTGATTAATTTGTGCATGCCGAAAGGTCACAACAGTAATAATACAACACTTTCACAACCACAAGGCTCCCGCAAAATAAACTAATGAatcttagttttaaaaaaattgactcGTAGTTTTTTCCTATGACTAAAAGATCGAGCATCGACACGATACATGAGTTCAAAGCCGAAAGCGAGCAAACAGATAAGAGTTGATTGTTACCATAGAAAGGTTGTACCCGGGGTATCAGTCTCAGCCATTTCTCGTACTTTTTTACCACATCCCAAGATCAAAGACATAAAAagcatcttcttttttctgtaacacAGGTTTGAGTGCTATCAATAACACGCAAATAtacttaacttttttttaagataggCAGCACTTTcataacttttatattttacatgctTAAGTCTTAGTAAAAGGATATTAAATAgcatcaaaaaaataaagagaaaatgctATTAAAAGACAGAATAAACAGAGATTATCAGACAATGTCTCAAATAGTCAAATAAACCTTAGTTTTATACATCAAATTTTTCGAGTATGTGcgtaaataaatattagaagTATACATCGCTAGGTGTGTCGATTGagcaataataaagaataacCATCGAGACAGCTTTTTGTGACAGTCGAGTATTTAGTGCATTCGATTTCTGAGAGAAGTTTAGGGATTCGAAGCTCGTTTTGTTCTGTAACGGTAACAATCCTTCTGTGtatccattctttttttttattttatttgtaaagattAGACTGGACACATACTGACTTCTACATGTATTTCAACCCTGAGGGAGGGGAGACTTATATGAGGTTGGATTATACTGGTATCTAAAATAGCTATCTTTTACGT
Encoded proteins:
- the LOC112568483 gene encoding ornithine decarboxylase-like; protein product: MVENGNKKFRYFLNDGVLGSFLMYVILPTVKLTVEPLHAPTSPQKYKCSLWGPTCAGIDLIRDQVDLPEMKVGDYLCFRNMGYYTISLYNGFNGMPMPEVFLYCAEDIWMRVFPEKKRLHPTSCLSLLTREVYLNGVE